The following coding sequences lie in one Myxococcales bacterium genomic window:
- a CDS encoding transglycosylase domain-containing protein, with translation MQRRSWLKLGGGLIAGAALAAVVGFGPVVRSRATEQAARRGATLEIGSVRPGVGRVWLRNVTARLPDVPAVEVSLDAVEVRLGASLSPQALVAHGGQLRIRGSFDEVSQQLAAWRAKRANDAGGRGGGAPYSVDGLTVQWDAVREGSAPQYAWGARYSKNGETEELAVDLMRVAFDGVSLEVSGGRIALGRRDGHRVIERLTTDSANLVADLSAEALDKRLPLPKPVAGSGPKGKGVGSDAGPNKAPDHWDSASLIDPERGARARKSFARLATLAADALPVDSELDLGGLRARLLRGSEALNVGPARLRIVRGAEQVSVSLAPTADAESALRLGLDVPIGDGPVKANVEGGPVSLAALGVQEGDFGLLDVSKATLAARANLTLAADGHELTFVGNTKLAQLAANKKWLAPGPVRGLTLALQGRAVLALDGTRLTIEDGQLEVGKVRLDLKGELQQTKDYKKVWLEGGMPLASCQSMLDATPEGLMPLLSGTRLTGTFSLTGKLEVDTRALDKMVTRWSSVNECRITGAPADIAPSRFSHSWTREVLDVTGRLVQTQSGPGTLGWVPKGSISKHMDTAVLICEDGAFFRHRGFDQEAIQNSIRENVKAGRFVRGASTISMQTAKNLYLSREKTLSRKLQEAVLTHLLEQELSKDQILELYLNVIEFGPGIYGIGPAAAYYFNSTPSQLSLGQALYLASILPNPKRQYFGADGAVTPGWSNYLRKLMRIAAKIHRISEGELEDALAEQVTFKKPNSPRIGVDGELIPEGVDAEGPPLESEQTVE, from the coding sequence ATGCAACGGCGCTCTTGGCTCAAGCTCGGCGGCGGACTGATCGCCGGAGCGGCGCTGGCTGCCGTCGTCGGGTTTGGTCCGGTGGTTCGCTCGCGCGCCACCGAGCAGGCTGCCAGGCGTGGAGCGACGCTCGAGATCGGCTCCGTGAGACCCGGTGTGGGTCGTGTATGGCTCCGCAACGTGACGGCTCGCCTGCCCGACGTGCCCGCGGTCGAGGTCAGCCTCGACGCCGTGGAGGTCCGGCTGGGCGCGTCCCTGTCGCCGCAGGCGCTGGTGGCCCACGGTGGACAGCTACGCATCCGCGGCAGCTTCGACGAGGTCTCGCAGCAGCTCGCTGCTTGGCGCGCCAAGCGAGCGAACGATGCTGGCGGCAGAGGCGGGGGTGCGCCGTATTCGGTCGATGGACTCACGGTTCAGTGGGATGCAGTTCGGGAGGGCAGCGCGCCGCAGTACGCTTGGGGCGCTCGTTATTCGAAGAACGGCGAGACCGAAGAGCTCGCGGTCGACTTGATGCGCGTGGCGTTCGACGGCGTGAGCCTGGAGGTCAGCGGGGGGCGGATCGCCTTGGGTCGCCGAGACGGGCACCGGGTGATCGAACGACTGACGACGGATTCGGCGAATCTCGTGGCGGATCTCTCGGCGGAGGCGCTGGACAAACGCTTGCCGCTGCCGAAACCAGTCGCCGGCTCGGGCCCCAAGGGCAAAGGAGTCGGCTCCGACGCGGGACCGAACAAAGCGCCGGACCACTGGGATAGCGCGTCGCTCATCGATCCCGAGCGTGGAGCCCGAGCTCGGAAGTCCTTCGCGCGCCTCGCCACACTCGCCGCAGACGCCCTGCCGGTCGATTCCGAGCTGGACCTGGGCGGCCTGCGCGCTCGCCTGCTTCGGGGCTCCGAGGCCCTCAACGTGGGGCCCGCGCGGCTGAGGATCGTGCGCGGGGCGGAGCAGGTGTCCGTCTCCTTGGCGCCAACCGCAGACGCCGAGAGCGCGCTCCGTCTGGGATTGGACGTGCCGATTGGAGACGGGCCGGTCAAAGCCAATGTCGAGGGAGGGCCCGTGAGCTTGGCGGCTCTGGGGGTGCAGGAAGGCGACTTCGGCCTACTGGATGTGTCCAAAGCCACCCTCGCTGCCCGGGCCAACCTGACCCTGGCTGCCGATGGTCATGAGCTGACCTTCGTGGGCAACACCAAGCTCGCGCAGCTTGCGGCCAACAAGAAGTGGTTGGCTCCCGGCCCCGTGCGCGGGCTCACGCTCGCCTTGCAAGGCCGCGCCGTCCTGGCGCTGGACGGCACGCGCCTCACGATCGAGGACGGCCAGCTGGAGGTAGGCAAGGTGCGCCTCGACCTGAAAGGTGAGCTCCAGCAGACCAAGGACTACAAGAAGGTCTGGCTCGAGGGCGGGATGCCACTGGCGTCTTGTCAGTCGATGCTCGACGCAACACCCGAAGGCCTGATGCCGCTGCTTTCCGGAACGCGGCTGACCGGTACCTTCTCGCTGACCGGCAAGCTCGAGGTCGACACGCGGGCGCTCGACAAGATGGTCACCAGATGGTCGAGCGTGAACGAGTGCAGGATCACCGGAGCGCCGGCCGACATCGCGCCGAGTCGCTTCTCTCACTCGTGGACCCGGGAGGTGCTCGATGTCACCGGACGGCTCGTTCAAACTCAGAGTGGCCCCGGAACCCTGGGCTGGGTTCCGAAGGGCTCCATCTCGAAACACATGGATACGGCAGTCCTGATCTGCGAGGACGGCGCGTTCTTCCGTCATCGCGGCTTCGATCAGGAGGCGATCCAGAACTCGATTCGCGAGAACGTGAAGGCGGGGCGGTTCGTGCGCGGCGCCAGTACCATCAGCATGCAGACCGCGAAAAACCTGTATCTTTCGCGGGAAAAGACCCTGTCGCGCAAGCTTCAGGAGGCCGTGCTCACCCACCTGCTCGAGCAGGAACTGTCGAAGGATCAGATCCTCGAACTCTACCTGAACGTGATCGAGTTTGGTCCGGGCATCTACGGCATCGGGCCCGCCGCCGCGTACTATTTCAATTCGACTCCGAGCCAGCTTTCTCTGGGGCAAGCGCTGTATCTGGCGAGCATTCTTCCGAACCCCAAGCGCCAATACTTCGGGGCAGATGGTGCGGTCACACCCGGCTGGTCGAACTACCTGCGCAAGCTCATGCGCATTGCAGCCAAGATCCATCGCATCAGCGAAGGCGAGCTCGAAGATGCGCTCGCTGAGCAGGTGACGTTCAAGAAGCCGAACTCGCCGCGCATCGGGGTCGATGGCGAGCTCATTCCGGAAGGCGTCGACGCCGAGGGGCCGCCGCTCGAATCCGAGCAGACCGTGGAGTGA
- a CDS encoding shikimate dehydrogenase: MHRAGYEALGLPFVYVPFAVEESDLVGALAGMRALGIRGFGVSMPFKLSIIPLLDAIDPLAERIGAVNTVVNDDGRLTGYNTDAWGAERALAEALPLAGKRVVVIGAGGAARAAAFGFNAAGMRVHIVNRTREKAEALARAVGGDDKTVGAGGLAELEKLDVDAVVNCSSAGMAEYGDEVLAPKRLLRPGMVVMDIVYKPIRTPLLVAAERAGARTVHGGRMLLHQACRQFELYTGRDAPAEALDAALERSIGP; encoded by the coding sequence ATGCATCGCGCGGGTTACGAAGCGCTGGGCCTGCCGTTCGTGTACGTCCCCTTTGCGGTCGAGGAGAGTGACCTCGTTGGTGCACTCGCGGGCATGCGCGCGCTCGGCATCCGAGGCTTCGGAGTTTCGATGCCCTTCAAGCTGTCGATCATCCCGCTGCTCGACGCGATCGACCCGCTGGCTGAGCGCATCGGCGCCGTGAATACCGTCGTGAACGACGACGGCCGGCTCACCGGCTACAACACGGATGCGTGGGGCGCCGAACGGGCGCTGGCTGAAGCCCTGCCTTTGGCGGGGAAGCGTGTGGTCGTGATCGGTGCCGGCGGCGCCGCGCGTGCTGCAGCGTTCGGATTCAACGCGGCTGGGATGCGGGTTCACATCGTCAATCGAACTCGGGAGAAGGCAGAGGCGCTCGCGCGTGCTGTCGGCGGCGACGACAAGACCGTCGGCGCGGGCGGGCTCGCTGAGCTCGAGAAGCTCGACGTCGATGCGGTGGTGAACTGCTCCTCGGCCGGCATGGCCGAGTACGGTGACGAGGTCTTGGCGCCCAAGCGATTGCTGCGACCCGGCATGGTGGTGATGGACATCGTGTACAAACCGATTCGCACCCCGCTGCTCGTCGCCGCAGAGCGCGCCGGAGCACGGACCGTCCACGGTGGCCGGATGCTCCTCCACCAGGCTTGTCGGCAGTTCGAGCTCTACACGGGGCGGGATGCGCCGGCCGAAGCACTGGACGCGGCGCTGGAGCGCTCCATCGGCCCCTGA
- a CDS encoding redoxin domain-containing protein yields the protein MTRMSRGQVVFALAFAGCATAASPPKPAASPAVNDDSVAASASADEGEPLKVSPRGWLGVEVSVSPDADGGVFVRGILRGSPAELAGLQAGDRILKLGGAPVVTPGDVVRLVSEREPGVRLPVVVRRAGAERLLAVKLGSAPDVDGVMRMSFVDAAAPRLDALETVQGSIEPSLSALRGQVVVLEFWASWCGVCRFLVPKMNEWHARYSAQGVVVLGITMDAVVPASRAASQLGILYPVASDHSGKTTVAYRANALPTLFVIDKRGVVRDVLVGYSSGRIAELEGLVQRLTDER from the coding sequence ATGACGCGTATGTCGCGCGGCCAGGTCGTGTTTGCTCTCGCGTTCGCTGGCTGCGCCACGGCCGCGTCGCCGCCGAAACCCGCCGCGAGTCCGGCAGTGAACGACGACTCCGTGGCTGCGAGTGCGTCAGCGGACGAAGGCGAGCCGCTGAAAGTGTCCCCGCGCGGCTGGCTGGGTGTCGAGGTCAGCGTGTCTCCGGACGCCGACGGCGGCGTGTTCGTTCGAGGCATCCTGCGCGGTTCGCCCGCGGAGCTCGCTGGCTTGCAGGCGGGTGACCGCATCCTGAAGCTCGGCGGGGCTCCCGTGGTGACCCCCGGGGACGTCGTGCGCCTGGTCAGCGAGCGGGAGCCCGGCGTGCGCCTGCCGGTCGTGGTTCGCCGCGCGGGGGCCGAACGCTTGCTCGCCGTGAAGTTGGGCTCCGCTCCCGACGTGGACGGCGTGATGAGGATGAGCTTCGTCGACGCCGCCGCGCCGCGGCTCGACGCGCTGGAGACCGTTCAGGGCAGCATCGAGCCAAGTCTGTCGGCGCTCCGCGGCCAGGTCGTCGTGCTCGAGTTCTGGGCATCGTGGTGTGGAGTGTGCCGGTTTCTCGTGCCGAAGATGAACGAGTGGCACGCGCGTTACTCAGCCCAGGGTGTGGTGGTGCTGGGGATCACGATGGACGCGGTGGTGCCGGCCTCTCGAGCGGCCTCGCAGCTCGGGATCCTGTATCCGGTGGCCTCGGATCACAGCGGCAAGACAACCGTGGCGTACCGCGCCAACGCGCTGCCTACCCTGTTCGTGATCGACAAACGCGGCGTCGTCCGCGACGTCCTCGTCGGTTACTCGTCGGGTCGCATCGCCGAGCTGGAAGGGTTGGTTCAGCGGCTCACCGACGAGCGTTGA
- a CDS encoding class I fructose-bisphosphate aldolase yields the protein MATDRVKEILSWYGSDNPGTKTSIARLLNTGALAGTGKMVILPVDQGFEHGPVRSFAVNPDAHDPEYHFRLGIDSGCNAYAAPLGFLEACADKFAGQIPLILKLNNSDSLSKVEPCSALTGNVDDALRLGCTAIGYTIYPGSGLRNQMYQDLKELTYEAKSKGLAVVTWAYPRGEGLSKDGETGIDVAAYAAHIAAQLGSHLIKIKAPTAHIEQPEAKKAIEKAKIPVGTLPERVRYCVQAAFGGKRIVIFSGGEAKATDEVLEEIRQINAGGGFGSIVGRNAFQRPRAEGVDLLKKIIGIYKG from the coding sequence ATGGCAACCGATCGCGTGAAGGAAATTCTGTCTTGGTACGGCTCGGACAACCCGGGGACCAAGACCAGTATCGCGCGCCTGCTCAACACCGGCGCGCTGGCCGGCACCGGCAAGATGGTGATCCTGCCCGTCGACCAGGGTTTCGAGCACGGGCCGGTGCGCTCGTTTGCCGTGAACCCCGACGCGCACGACCCCGAGTACCACTTTCGGTTGGGCATCGACTCGGGCTGTAACGCTTACGCGGCCCCCTTGGGGTTCCTCGAAGCCTGCGCTGACAAGTTTGCGGGTCAGATCCCGCTCATCCTGAAGCTCAACAACAGCGACTCGCTCTCCAAGGTCGAGCCGTGCTCCGCGCTGACCGGGAACGTCGATGACGCGCTCCGCCTTGGCTGTACGGCCATCGGCTACACCATCTATCCCGGCTCGGGGCTGCGCAATCAGATGTACCAGGATCTGAAGGAGCTCACGTACGAGGCGAAGTCGAAGGGCCTCGCCGTGGTGACCTGGGCCTACCCGCGCGGTGAGGGCCTCAGCAAGGACGGAGAGACCGGCATCGACGTCGCGGCGTACGCGGCGCACATCGCAGCCCAGCTCGGCTCGCACCTGATCAAGATCAAGGCCCCCACCGCTCACATCGAGCAGCCGGAAGCGAAGAAGGCCATCGAGAAAGCGAAGATCCCGGTGGGGACCCTGCCCGAGCGGGTGCGCTACTGCGTGCAGGCCGCCTTCGGCGGCAAGCGCATCGTCATCTTCTCCGGCGGCGAGGCCAAGGCAACCGACGAGGTTCTGGAGGAAATCCGCCAGATCAACGCCGGCGGTGGTTTTGGTTCGATCGTCGGCCGCAATGCCTTCCAGCGCCCGCGGGCTGAAGGCGTCGACCTTCTGAAGAAGATCATCGGAATCTACAAGGGCTGA
- a CDS encoding leucyl aminopeptidase — translation MALHIQTASGDPTSAAVDLLAVLVTEGGLEKQKVVADLDKALGGALLDHAKLAEFTGKADQCFELVTLGRAKARRVLLLGTGPKKSLEPARLRATIATATRSAQGNKAKTLAVALPADGVDLRVVAEGVGLGAYRFVKYMTGDRVPKSDIKDVKLFAGKASAADKQAIELGMKIAQAVCLARDAVNEPPNELNPEALAQIARGLAKKNGLGLKVLDKKGIAAAGMKLHYAVGQGSANEPRFIHLSYVPKKPKKKLVFVGKGLTFDSGGLCIKPAPGMGEMKSDMGGAGAVLGLMAAVAALKPNVEVHGIVGAAENMPDAEAYRPGDIFGSLDGKTVEIINTDAEGRLVLADALTYATRLSPDLLVDAATLTGACMVALGKNCSAFYATDDKNARELESAAKEAGEQFWRMPLFEEFREQLKSDVADLKHTADRWGGSISAAVFLQQFVGKTAWIHCDVAGPVLADAAKGAYPKGATGHPVLTFLKMVEHAAR, via the coding sequence ATGGCTTTGCACATTCAGACGGCATCGGGCGACCCAACCTCGGCGGCGGTCGATCTGCTCGCGGTGCTCGTCACCGAAGGTGGTCTCGAAAAACAGAAGGTCGTCGCCGATCTCGACAAGGCGCTGGGCGGAGCGCTGCTCGACCACGCAAAGCTCGCCGAGTTCACCGGCAAGGCGGATCAGTGTTTCGAGCTGGTCACCCTCGGGCGAGCCAAGGCTCGCCGCGTCCTCTTGCTCGGGACCGGACCCAAGAAGAGCCTCGAGCCGGCGCGCCTGCGCGCGACCATCGCGACTGCCACGCGTAGCGCGCAGGGCAACAAGGCCAAGACCCTGGCCGTCGCGCTACCTGCTGACGGCGTGGATCTGCGTGTGGTGGCCGAAGGCGTCGGGCTCGGCGCGTATCGCTTCGTCAAATACATGACCGGCGATCGCGTCCCGAAGTCCGACATCAAGGACGTGAAGCTCTTCGCCGGCAAGGCCTCGGCGGCCGACAAACAAGCCATCGAGCTGGGCATGAAGATCGCGCAGGCCGTGTGTCTCGCTCGCGACGCGGTCAACGAACCACCCAACGAGCTGAACCCCGAGGCGCTCGCGCAGATCGCCAGGGGCTTGGCCAAGAAGAACGGCCTGGGTCTCAAGGTTCTCGACAAAAAAGGCATCGCCGCGGCTGGCATGAAGCTCCACTACGCGGTGGGTCAGGGCAGCGCCAACGAGCCGCGTTTCATCCACCTGTCCTACGTGCCCAAGAAACCCAAGAAGAAGCTGGTGTTCGTGGGCAAGGGCCTCACCTTCGACTCCGGCGGCCTGTGCATCAAACCCGCGCCCGGCATGGGCGAGATGAAGAGCGACATGGGCGGCGCAGGCGCCGTTCTCGGGTTGATGGCCGCCGTCGCTGCGCTCAAGCCCAACGTCGAGGTCCACGGGATCGTCGGGGCCGCCGAGAACATGCCCGACGCGGAGGCCTATCGTCCGGGGGACATCTTCGGCTCGCTCGACGGCAAGACCGTCGAGATCATCAACACCGACGCCGAGGGCCGGTTGGTGCTCGCAGACGCCCTCACCTACGCGACCCGGCTCTCGCCCGATCTCTTGGTCGACGCAGCCACGCTGACCGGCGCGTGTATGGTTGCGCTGGGCAAGAACTGCTCGGCCTTCTACGCGACCGACGACAAGAACGCGCGGGAGCTCGAGTCCGCGGCCAAGGAAGCGGGCGAGCAGTTCTGGCGCATGCCGCTGTTCGAGGAGTTCCGCGAACAACTGAAGAGTGACGTCGCGGATCTGAAACACACCGCGGATCGCTGGGGTGGTTCCATCAGCGCTGCCGTGTTCTTGCAGCAGTTCGTGGGCAAAACCGCCTGGATCCACTGCGACGTCGCGGGCCCGGTGCTGGCGGACGCCGCGAAGGGCGCCTACCCGAAGGGCGCGACGGGTCACCCGGTGCTCACCTTCTTGAAGATGGTCGAGCACGCCGCGCGCTGA
- a CDS encoding peptidyl-prolyl cis-trans isomerase: MKRPAWHAVTLAVSIIGCGSETHAPKPAEVGALPAGIAARVADEDIATELVASVAVAQGISPAAARERLVSDALFAVHARTVLAGTGFAAAAERSAVARALSEQIRSEAQAKGPPTDAEVDEVTELRWLDFARPAMVRTSHVVVLDDAPTKAAKTRRVAERMREAAVGISDPDEFEKKTKAVDREGLEIKVEHLPPVAADGRIGDPRQPPGAEVQRFEVAYAQAANAVAEVPGLTGLVETSYGIHVILVLERVPEKRVPLEDRRLIMTREIVDRRARKQHQSILETVNKSTPVMIDRGANELLGLVQVGK; encoded by the coding sequence ATGAAGCGCCCCGCATGGCACGCGGTGACCCTTGCGGTCTCGATCATCGGGTGTGGATCCGAGACACACGCGCCGAAACCTGCCGAGGTCGGCGCGCTGCCTGCGGGCATTGCGGCGCGAGTGGCCGACGAAGACATCGCGACCGAGCTCGTGGCGAGTGTTGCCGTGGCGCAGGGGATATCCCCGGCAGCGGCGCGCGAGCGACTGGTATCGGACGCGCTCTTCGCGGTGCACGCCAGAACAGTGCTAGCCGGGACCGGCTTCGCTGCGGCAGCCGAACGCTCCGCCGTCGCCCGCGCGTTGTCGGAGCAGATCCGGAGTGAGGCGCAGGCAAAAGGCCCCCCGACCGACGCAGAAGTCGACGAGGTCACGGAGCTGCGTTGGTTGGACTTTGCACGCCCTGCCATGGTTCGCACCTCACACGTCGTCGTGCTCGACGACGCGCCCACGAAGGCGGCCAAGACGCGTCGGGTCGCCGAACGCATGCGCGAGGCGGCAGTCGGAATTTCGGACCCAGACGAGTTCGAAAAGAAGACCAAGGCGGTCGATCGCGAGGGGCTGGAGATCAAGGTCGAGCACCTCCCTCCCGTCGCGGCGGATGGCCGTATCGGCGACCCTCGACAACCTCCCGGCGCAGAGGTCCAGCGGTTCGAGGTCGCTTACGCCCAAGCTGCGAACGCCGTGGCCGAGGTGCCTGGCCTCACCGGGCTGGTCGAGACTTCCTACGGCATTCACGTGATCCTCGTGCTGGAGCGCGTCCCGGAAAAGCGCGTGCCGCTGGAAGACCGCCGCCTGATCATGACTCGGGAGATCGTCGATCGACGCGCGCGCAAGCAGCACCAGTCCATCCTGGAGACGGTCAACAAGTCCACGCCCGTGATGATCGACCGCGGTGCCAACGAGCTGCTCGGCCTGGTGCAGGTCGGCAAATGA
- a CDS encoding S8 family serine peptidase yields MGITHRIAAACAAMLVTLPALAQVDVGMLSRAIGKSAAARPLSVLVELPAGAKTPPGLVRLSPGFSGFHGTIATIGELAASHPDWKLSWAPPRRTLLNAADDTTRAAIFRDFTGLTGKGVVVGIVDTGFDPKHPDLRDAAGKSRVAWALDLSRQPYGAHADLEADYGCTGGAGYSCAVFSSADLDELMLADSAQLPRDTLGHGTHVASLAAGNGLSQTPPKYVGIAPEATIVGVRVTRTGEGSILDPDVLLATRFVFERAKELGMPAVVNLSLGSDFGGHDGLTPLERGLSEFVGQSQPGRAIVVAAGNSGGIYGNLFPPYPPPFGIHTEVHVPRESSVRVPIISPPVGKSSTNATIYVWISARPGDSLEVGVDDEDGEWIEPLGPGHGASYSDAGVEVTILNQVSGEGSPITGGSNGAVVVLDGTWKSGTTFAVRLEGHGTARLWLQSEGDLAQGASGPGALFPRASKEGTIGIPATGADLIAVGATVNRVAWTDRKGEHIGLESLGALTNPKSDSSAYFSGAGPNSLGQMKPDLVAPGAFVIGAMSSLADPATNGGGGLFAGGSVCGDRPGCLVVDDFHALSSGTSMAAPIVSGAVALLLERDPNLDQGRLRTLLQAGARSLDGVVLLEQQTGPGELDLLGTLAVMDAEKSPLATVPDASESWLALASSYVHPDPEWPVEAVLELRTDEKNIVDGFEPSRLALQVSGGRAVLPLTRIAPGLWRFSAVPNAASGGGVLSLRLTFDGQTFLERKLPIAVDRGVADGGVDARGGCEVSGRSTNSVQIWALFLASILLGRRRIRRRRA; encoded by the coding sequence GTGGGCATCACGCACAGGATTGCCGCGGCGTGCGCCGCGATGCTCGTGACTCTGCCGGCGTTGGCACAGGTCGACGTGGGCATGTTGAGCCGCGCGATCGGGAAGAGCGCTGCAGCCCGTCCGCTCTCGGTGCTGGTGGAGCTGCCAGCGGGCGCCAAGACACCGCCGGGCTTGGTGCGCCTGTCCCCGGGGTTCTCGGGGTTCCACGGAACAATCGCTACCATCGGGGAGTTGGCCGCGAGTCACCCGGATTGGAAGCTCAGCTGGGCGCCGCCGCGCCGCACCTTGCTGAACGCCGCAGACGACACCACCCGCGCCGCGATCTTCAGGGACTTCACCGGTCTCACCGGGAAGGGCGTCGTGGTTGGCATCGTAGACACCGGGTTCGATCCGAAACACCCGGATCTTCGGGATGCCGCCGGGAAGTCCCGCGTGGCCTGGGCGCTCGACCTTTCGCGACAGCCTTACGGCGCTCACGCCGATCTCGAGGCCGACTATGGGTGCACTGGCGGCGCGGGTTACTCGTGCGCGGTCTTTTCATCGGCGGACCTCGACGAGCTGATGCTTGCGGACTCGGCACAGCTGCCGCGCGACACACTCGGGCACGGCACTCATGTGGCGTCGCTCGCAGCCGGCAACGGCTTGTCACAGACTCCACCGAAATATGTGGGCATCGCGCCGGAAGCGACGATCGTCGGCGTGCGTGTGACGCGCACGGGTGAGGGTTCGATCCTGGATCCGGACGTGCTGCTCGCGACCCGCTTCGTCTTCGAGCGGGCAAAAGAACTGGGCATGCCGGCGGTCGTGAACCTCAGTTTGGGCAGCGATTTCGGCGGCCACGATGGCCTTACGCCGCTCGAGCGGGGGTTGTCCGAGTTCGTCGGGCAGAGCCAGCCTGGGCGCGCGATCGTCGTCGCCGCCGGCAACAGCGGAGGGATCTACGGCAACCTCTTTCCGCCCTACCCGCCGCCGTTCGGGATCCACACCGAGGTTCACGTGCCTCGCGAGTCGAGTGTGCGGGTTCCGATCATCTCCCCACCCGTGGGCAAGAGCAGCACCAACGCCACGATCTACGTCTGGATCAGCGCTCGCCCCGGCGACAGCCTGGAGGTCGGCGTCGACGACGAAGATGGCGAGTGGATTGAACCGCTGGGTCCGGGCCACGGCGCCAGTTACTCCGACGCGGGTGTCGAGGTGACGATTCTGAATCAAGTGAGTGGTGAAGGCAGCCCCATCACGGGTGGCTCCAACGGCGCCGTCGTAGTGCTCGATGGCACCTGGAAGAGCGGGACCACTTTCGCAGTGCGCCTCGAGGGGCACGGCACGGCGCGGCTGTGGCTCCAGAGCGAGGGGGATCTCGCGCAGGGCGCCTCCGGACCGGGCGCGCTCTTCCCGCGCGCGAGCAAGGAGGGGACCATCGGCATCCCGGCTACCGGCGCGGATCTCATCGCGGTCGGCGCGACCGTCAATCGCGTCGCCTGGACGGATCGCAAGGGTGAGCACATCGGGCTCGAGTCGCTGGGGGCGCTCACGAACCCGAAGTCCGACTCGTCCGCTTATTTCAGCGGTGCCGGGCCCAACTCTCTCGGGCAAATGAAGCCCGACTTGGTGGCGCCCGGCGCGTTCGTGATCGGCGCCATGTCGTCGCTGGCGGACCCTGCGACGAACGGCGGGGGCGGCCTGTTCGCCGGCGGAAGCGTGTGCGGTGACCGGCCCGGATGCCTCGTCGTCGATGACTTTCACGCACTGTCGAGCGGCACGTCGATGGCCGCCCCGATCGTGTCCGGCGCCGTCGCCCTGCTGCTCGAGCGTGATCCCAACCTCGACCAAGGGCGATTGCGGACTTTGCTTCAAGCCGGCGCACGTTCGCTCGATGGTGTGGTCCTGCTCGAACAGCAGACCGGTCCGGGCGAGCTCGATCTGCTCGGAACCCTCGCGGTCATGGACGCGGAGAAGTCGCCGCTCGCAACCGTGCCCGACGCGAGCGAGAGCTGGCTGGCGCTGGCAAGCTCGTACGTTCATCCCGATCCCGAGTGGCCCGTCGAGGCGGTGCTCGAGCTGCGAACGGATGAAAAGAACATCGTCGATGGGTTCGAGCCGTCACGCCTCGCGCTGCAGGTCTCGGGGGGTCGTGCCGTGTTGCCGTTGACGCGGATTGCGCCGGGCCTCTGGCGTTTTTCGGCGGTACCGAATGCGGCCTCCGGCGGTGGGGTGCTCTCACTCCGGCTGACCTTCGACGGCCAGACTTTCCTCGAGCGAAAGCTGCCGATCGCGGTGGACCGAGGTGTGGCTGACGGCGGCGTCGACGCGCGCGGGGGCTGTGAGGTCAGCGGCCGAAGCACGAATTCCGTCCAGATCTGGGCTCTTTTCTTGGCTTCGATCCTTTTGGGCCGGCGGCGCATCAGAAGGCGTCGAGCGTGA
- a CDS encoding nucleoside deaminase, with amino-acid sequence MGQALAEADLAEEHADVPIGCVIVDAAGNPLARAHNRRELDADPTAHAEILALREAALAIGHWRLEGATVYATLEPCPMCAGALVNARVGRLVYGAADPKAGAIDSLFEIGRDARLNHRFTVEAGVRRDECAGRLSAFFAKLRAAGEK; translated from the coding sequence ATGGGCCAGGCCCTGGCCGAGGCCGACCTCGCCGAAGAACACGCCGACGTGCCGATCGGCTGCGTGATCGTCGACGCGGCCGGCAACCCGCTCGCGCGGGCGCACAATCGCCGTGAGCTCGACGCCGATCCCACCGCCCACGCGGAGATCTTGGCGTTGCGAGAGGCGGCGCTGGCAATCGGGCACTGGCGGCTGGAGGGCGCCACCGTCTACGCGACCCTGGAACCTTGCCCGATGTGTGCAGGGGCTCTGGTCAACGCTCGCGTGGGCCGTTTGGTCTACGGCGCCGCAGATCCCAAGGCCGGCGCCATCGACAGTCTGTTCGAGATCGGCCGTGACGCGCGCCTCAACCACCGCTTCACGGTCGAAGCTGGCGTGCGCCGCGACGAGTGCGCCGGGCGCCTGAGTGCGTTTTTCGCCAAGCTGCGGGCGGCCGGCGAGAAGTGA